One stretch of Pandoraea oxalativorans DNA includes these proteins:
- a CDS encoding putative hydro-lyase produces MTPYEFRQAVRSAQFRGPTAGYCGDYAQANLAIVPVAHAHDFLRFCQSNPKACPLLGVGEPGQWHVPSLGREVDIRTDVPGYNVYRDGKLDAQVDNLAEFWQSDFVVFAIGCSFSFEDMLAKAGIALRHVEEGRNVPMYRTNIANQRAGKFGGELVVSMRPMKGADAIRAVQITSRFPGVHGAPIHIGDPSALGIADLSKPDFGDAVTIRDGELPVYWACGVTPQTALMGAKLPLAIGHRPGYMLMTDITNASLAVF; encoded by the coding sequence ATCACGCCTTACGAATTTCGTCAGGCCGTGCGTTCGGCACAGTTCCGTGGGCCGACCGCCGGATACTGCGGCGACTACGCGCAGGCGAATCTCGCTATCGTGCCGGTAGCGCATGCGCACGACTTCCTGCGCTTCTGCCAGAGCAATCCGAAGGCATGCCCCCTGCTGGGCGTTGGCGAGCCGGGGCAGTGGCACGTGCCCTCGCTTGGGCGCGAAGTGGATATCCGCACCGATGTGCCGGGCTACAACGTCTACCGCGACGGCAAGCTCGACGCCCAGGTCGATAACCTCGCGGAGTTCTGGCAGAGCGACTTCGTGGTGTTCGCCATCGGTTGCTCGTTCTCGTTCGAGGACATGCTGGCCAAGGCAGGCATTGCGCTGCGCCACGTGGAAGAGGGACGCAATGTGCCGATGTACCGCACCAACATCGCGAATCAGCGCGCCGGTAAGTTCGGTGGCGAACTGGTCGTGTCGATGCGGCCGATGAAGGGCGCCGACGCCATTCGCGCCGTGCAGATCACGAGCCGTTTTCCCGGCGTGCACGGCGCACCGATCCATATCGGCGATCCGTCGGCGCTGGGCATTGCCGACTTGTCGAAACCGGATTTCGGCGACGCCGTGACCATTCGCGACGGTGAGCTGCCCGTGTACTGGGCCTGTGGCGTCACGCCGCAGACCGCGCTCATGGGCGCGAAGCTGCCGCTGGCCATCGGGCATCGCCCGGGCTACATGCTGATGACGGACATCACGAACGCGTCGCTGGCCGTCTTCTGA
- a CDS encoding LysR family transcriptional regulator, whose translation MNTRFLETFVTLAKLRNFRATATALHATPAAISQRLKVLEEELKTELVDRDSREFRLTPNGEYLLGYAKAVVEAARRLQAAASGESTLRGRLRLGVIETVVHSWLPNYLRRLAADYPTLEVELTVDVSVQLQRRLMADELDLIIRVEGSDDSSVVCNALANYPVHWIARKGMFPNTRSGLAKQVLQHPILTYGRGTAPHRALEDIVAKLAGAHGVPLSETRITGSPSIAVIVQLVRDGFGVAAIPRLFVDALIANGEVVELPLQPAPPSIVVSMSRRADAPLFVHGAGTAARAACAEYCQKSDRRLVELL comes from the coding sequence ATGAACACGCGCTTTCTCGAAACTTTCGTCACGCTCGCCAAGCTGCGCAACTTTCGCGCGACGGCCACCGCGCTGCATGCGACGCCGGCGGCCATCTCGCAGCGACTCAAAGTGCTGGAAGAGGAACTGAAGACCGAGCTTGTCGACCGTGACAGCCGCGAGTTTCGACTCACGCCGAACGGGGAATACCTGCTTGGCTATGCGAAGGCGGTGGTGGAGGCGGCGCGTCGTCTGCAAGCGGCCGCATCGGGAGAAAGCACGTTGCGCGGACGGCTGCGTCTGGGGGTCATCGAGACGGTCGTGCACAGCTGGCTGCCGAACTATCTGCGACGGCTCGCCGCCGACTATCCGACGCTCGAAGTCGAGCTGACGGTCGACGTCTCCGTGCAGCTGCAACGGCGTCTCATGGCCGACGAACTCGACCTCATCATTCGCGTGGAAGGCAGCGACGACAGCAGCGTAGTGTGCAACGCGCTCGCCAACTATCCGGTGCACTGGATTGCGCGCAAGGGCATGTTTCCGAACACGCGCAGCGGGCTTGCGAAGCAGGTGCTGCAGCACCCGATCCTGACCTACGGACGCGGGACTGCGCCGCACCGCGCGCTTGAAGACATCGTGGCCAAGCTGGCCGGTGCGCACGGCGTGCCGCTCTCCGAGACGCGCATTACCGGCTCGCCGTCGATTGCCGTGATCGTGCAGTTGGTACGTGACGGATTCGGCGTCGCCGCGATTCCGCGCCTGTTCGTCGACGCGTTGATCGCCAACGGCGAAGTCGTCGAGTTGCCCTTGCAGCCAGCGCCGCCGTCCATCGTGGTGTCGATGTCGCGCCGTGCCGATGCACCGCTGTTCGTGCATGGCGCGGGAACTGCCGCGCGCGCCGCGTGTGCGGAGTACTGTCAGAAGAGCGACCGGCGGCTGGTGGAATTGCTGTGA
- a CDS encoding cytochrome C oxidase subunit IV family protein has product MESSATATHSAGHTGQQHAVGLYLKVWGLLFVLSTFSYLVDYANLQGYLRWGLILALMIAKAGLIVAVFMHMRWERLALVYAILIPPLALLVLMSLMASEADFTFVTRLAHFH; this is encoded by the coding sequence ATGGAATCCTCTGCGACAGCGACGCACAGTGCCGGTCACACCGGACAACAACACGCGGTCGGCCTCTACCTGAAAGTGTGGGGGCTGCTGTTCGTGCTCTCGACGTTCTCGTATCTCGTCGACTACGCGAATCTGCAAGGCTATCTGCGATGGGGGCTGATTCTCGCGCTGATGATCGCCAAAGCGGGCCTCATCGTCGCAGTGTTCATGCACATGCGATGGGAGCGGCTCGCGCTCGTCTACGCCATTCTGATTCCACCGTTGGCGCTACTCGTGCTGATGTCCCTGATGGCGTCGGAAGCGGACTTTACGTTCGTCACGCGGCTGGCGCACTTTCACTGA
- a CDS encoding heme-copper oxidase subunit III family protein — MNTPSPTPSSAVPAITPPDGWRGVVTDWSGDRATFRVPWGKAMMWIFLLSDTFVFSSFLIGYMTVRMSTTATWPNPAEIFALNVGGHPVPLLLIAIMTFVLITSSGTMAMAVNYAYRRDRDKTAACILATAYFGIAFVGMQAFEWTNLIVHEGIRPWGNSMGAAQFGACFFMITGFHGLHVSAGVIYLLIVMRKVLNGTLERRGNYELVEIAGLYWHFVDLVWVFIFALFYLW, encoded by the coding sequence GTGAATACGCCATCGCCCACCCCATCCTCCGCTGTGCCCGCGATCACGCCGCCTGACGGCTGGCGCGGTGTCGTCACCGACTGGTCCGGCGACCGCGCGACATTCCGCGTGCCGTGGGGCAAGGCGATGATGTGGATCTTCCTGCTCTCGGACACGTTCGTGTTCAGCAGCTTCCTGATCGGCTACATGACGGTGCGCATGTCGACGACGGCGACGTGGCCGAATCCGGCGGAGATCTTCGCGCTCAATGTGGGCGGTCACCCGGTGCCGCTGCTGCTCATTGCGATCATGACGTTCGTGCTCATCACGAGTAGCGGCACGATGGCGATGGCGGTGAATTACGCGTACCGGCGCGACCGTGACAAGACCGCGGCGTGCATTCTCGCGACGGCGTATTTCGGCATCGCGTTCGTCGGCATGCAAGCGTTCGAATGGACGAACCTGATCGTGCACGAAGGCATTCGACCGTGGGGCAATTCGATGGGGGCGGCGCAGTTCGGCGCCTGCTTCTTCATGATCACCGGGTTTCACGGGCTGCATGTCAGCGCGGGAGTGATCTATTTGCTGATCGTCATGCGCAAGGTGCTCAACGGCACGCTGGAGCGACGCGGTAATTACGAACTGGTGGAGATCGCGGGCCTGTACTGGCACTTCGTCGATCTCGTGTGGGTGTTCATCTTTGCGCTGTTCTATCTCTGGTAG
- a CDS encoding cytochrome c oxidase subunit 3, translated as MRPVPSWPPMPPDGIPGGVPVMLPRRRTASQVALWWLMGVIGMLFALMLVAYVMRMSLGDWRALPPVNALWVNTGMLAAACIVMQSAASQAKRGELRRSRRDWTLAGALALAFIAGQLWVWRDLALRRYGVSGNPANSFFFLLTGLHALHLLGGVVAWALLIPRRVTHATRARRLSLTAQYWHFLFVLWVVLFAAIVNLTPEIAQRLCGTGVAP; from the coding sequence ATGAGGCCCGTTCCGTCGTGGCCGCCGATGCCACCCGATGGCATTCCTGGCGGCGTTCCCGTGATGCTGCCGCGTCGACGTACGGCGTCTCAGGTGGCGCTCTGGTGGCTCATGGGCGTGATCGGCATGTTGTTCGCGCTGATGCTCGTGGCGTACGTCATGCGCATGAGCCTCGGCGACTGGCGCGCGTTGCCGCCCGTCAATGCGCTGTGGGTCAACACGGGCATGCTGGCGGCGGCGTGCATCGTGATGCAGTCGGCCGCGTCGCAGGCAAAGCGAGGTGAACTACGACGCTCGCGACGCGACTGGACACTCGCAGGTGCGCTGGCACTGGCGTTCATTGCCGGACAACTCTGGGTCTGGCGCGATCTCGCGCTGCGTCGCTACGGCGTCTCGGGCAACCCGGCCAACAGCTTCTTCTTCCTGCTCACAGGCCTGCACGCGCTGCATCTGCTCGGCGGCGTGGTGGCGTGGGCGCTGCTGATTCCACGTCGCGTGACGCACGCCACGCGGGCCAGACGTCTCTCGCTCACCGCGCAGTACTGGCACTTCCTGTTCGTATTGTGGGTGGTGCTGTTCGCGGCCATCGTCAATCTCACGCCGGAGATCGCGCAGCGCCTGTGCGGCACCGGCGTTGCGCCGTAA
- the ctaD gene encoding cytochrome c oxidase subunit I, with product MTGNAENADGSAHAGAHRGYGGHDGGPQSFWTKYVWSQDHKVIAVQYACTAIAVGLVGLVLSNLMRLQLGFPGKFSFIDASHYYEYVTMHGMIMVIYLLTALFLGGFGNYLIPLMVGARDMVFPFLNMLSYWVYLLAVIVLMVSFFVPGGPTGAGWTLYPPQAILPGTPGTEWGIVLMLVSLLIFIVAATMGGLNYVTTALQARTEGMTLLRMPLTVWGIVMATVLALLAFPALFVSGVMMLLDKTLHTSFFMPAVVSMGQPLDYRGGSPLLFQHLFWFFGHPEVYIVALPAFGIVSDLISVHARKNIFGYRMMVWAILAIGVLSFVVWAHHMFISGMNPYFGFLFATTTLIIAIPTAIKVYNWVLTLWRGDIHLTVPMLFAIGFISTFVIGGLTGLFLGNVSVDMPLSNTYFVVAHFHMVMGVAPLLVVFGGIYHWYPLVTGRRLDDRLGQWHFWITFLGTYAIFFPMHYLGILGMPRRYYEFQNYSFIPESAHTMNTYISVAAFVVALGQLLFLFNLAWSVRHGKPAGLNPWRAASLEWQTPHAPPGHGNWGAVLPTTYRWPYEYSVPGDIDDFVPQNLAPDPRRPATLVDGDSAALHGGGSKAPPSPDSPKGATP from the coding sequence ATGACTGGCAATGCCGAGAATGCCGACGGTTCTGCCCATGCCGGCGCCCATCGTGGATACGGTGGGCATGACGGCGGCCCGCAGAGTTTCTGGACGAAGTACGTCTGGAGTCAGGACCACAAGGTGATCGCGGTGCAGTACGCGTGCACGGCCATTGCCGTCGGACTGGTCGGGCTGGTGCTGTCCAATCTCATGCGCCTGCAACTGGGCTTCCCCGGCAAGTTCTCCTTCATCGACGCCAGTCACTACTACGAGTACGTCACCATGCACGGCATGATCATGGTGATCTATCTGCTCACTGCGCTCTTTCTCGGCGGCTTCGGCAACTACCTGATTCCGCTGATGGTCGGCGCGCGCGACATGGTCTTCCCGTTCCTGAACATGCTCAGTTACTGGGTATATCTGCTGGCCGTTATCGTGTTGATGGTGAGCTTCTTCGTGCCCGGTGGCCCGACCGGTGCGGGCTGGACGCTCTATCCGCCACAGGCGATCCTGCCCGGCACACCAGGCACCGAGTGGGGCATCGTGCTCATGCTCGTCTCGCTGCTGATCTTCATCGTGGCGGCGACGATGGGCGGCCTGAACTACGTCACTACCGCATTACAGGCGCGCACCGAAGGCATGACGTTGCTGCGCATGCCGCTTACCGTGTGGGGCATCGTGATGGCGACGGTGCTGGCGCTGCTCGCCTTCCCGGCGCTGTTCGTCTCCGGCGTGATGATGCTGCTCGACAAAACGCTGCACACGAGCTTCTTCATGCCTGCCGTGGTGTCGATGGGACAGCCGCTCGACTATCGCGGCGGCAGCCCGCTGCTGTTTCAGCATCTCTTCTGGTTCTTCGGGCACCCCGAGGTCTACATCGTCGCATTGCCTGCGTTCGGCATCGTGTCCGATCTCATCAGCGTTCACGCGCGCAAGAACATCTTCGGCTATCGCATGATGGTCTGGGCAATTCTCGCCATCGGCGTGCTGTCGTTCGTCGTGTGGGCGCACCACATGTTCATCAGCGGCATGAATCCGTACTTCGGATTTCTGTTTGCGACGACCACGCTCATCATCGCGATTCCGACCGCGATCAAGGTCTACAACTGGGTGCTCACCCTCTGGCGTGGCGACATCCATCTGACGGTGCCGATGCTGTTCGCCATCGGCTTCATCAGCACGTTCGTGATCGGCGGACTGACGGGGCTTTTCCTCGGCAATGTGAGCGTGGACATGCCGCTGTCGAACACCTATTTCGTCGTCGCGCACTTTCATATGGTGATGGGCGTGGCACCGCTGCTGGTGGTCTTCGGCGGCATCTACCACTGGTATCCGCTGGTCACCGGCAGACGGCTGGACGACCGCCTCGGTCAGTGGCACTTCTGGATCACGTTCCTCGGCACCTACGCGATCTTCTTCCCAATGCATTACCTCGGCATTCTCGGCATGCCGCGACGCTACTACGAGTTTCAGAACTACAGCTTCATCCCCGAGTCCGCGCACACGATGAACACCTACATCTCGGTGGCCGCGTTCGTCGTGGCGCTCGGGCAGTTGCTGTTCCTCTTCAACCTCGCGTGGAGTGTGCGACACGGCAAACCGGCCGGTCTGAATCCGTGGCGTGCGGCGTCGCTCGAATGGCAGACACCGCACGCACCGCCCGGGCATGGCAACTGGGGCGCGGTGTTGCCGACGACGTATCGCTGGCCCTATGAGTACAGCGTGCCGGGCGACATCGACGACTTCGTGCCGCAGAATCTCGCCCCCGATCCGCGACGTCCCGCCACGCTGGTGGATGGTGACTCGGCGGCGCTGCATGGCGGCGGTAGCAAAGCACCGCCTTCGCCCGATTCCCCGAAAGGAGCGACACCATGA